A single window of Nicotiana sylvestris chromosome 3, ASM39365v2, whole genome shotgun sequence DNA harbors:
- the LOC138888630 gene encoding extensin-like: protein MAEMYQAWAKGHPPPVYPANPAYIPPSAQPPEPPTMNSSPAFPLYQQCQGTTSHTSQSPPPKQVLYPPPPITPVFVAPPPAKLHRSSSEPLFQTHDNQYYPPEPTFKVPEPYPYTSYLDISAETEKPPKIPSMKR, encoded by the coding sequence atggctgaaatgtaccaagcttgggctaaagggcatccaccaccggtttatcctgccaatcctgcttatatcccaccatcagcccaacctccggagcctcccactatGAATTCATCTCCAGCCttccccctctaccaacaatgtcaaGGCACCACTTCACATACTTCTCAatctccaccacccaaacaagtcctgtaccctcccccaccaattacacctgtttttgtggcacccccacctgctAAGTTACacagatcttccagtgaacccctgtttcaaactcacgacaaccagtactatccccctgaacccactttcaaagttccagaaccatatccttacacttcTTATCTTGATATctcggcagagaccgagaaaccgcccaaaattccgagcatgaagagatga